CCCGGATGTAGTTCCCAGTCATATATTAGCTCTGGGCACCGACCGGACTGAGAAAGGACGGCCATATGTACGGTTTCCTGGGGAACTTAGGGTTTGCTACGCTTTTTGGATTCACTGTAAAGAATGACGCCTATAACCGTGAGGGTGTAACCAAGCATTCCGGTTACAGACACAGGATTCTTGAATATCAGAATTGAGACAACAACTGCCACAGCACCTTTCGCATTTCCAAGGACCTGGAAAGAGACGTCAATATGTTAAATTGTCGAGCCGCTCATTTGCTGAAACCAAGGACTTATCTACTGGTTGAACGAACTAAGACAACCTCGTGAGCAAAAACTCAACATATAGTTCACCAAGTGCTACGCATTATGGTCAAAACAGAACAGTTCTGAGATATTTAGTTACAGATGCTGACAATAAGTATTTTCACTAAACATCTTCATAATCATAGAGCCAATACGAATTCCACAGCTACAATAATAGGAGCTGACTAGAATGATAAGGTAAATCCCAAAACAATCTGGACCACAGATATTTCTAGAGTTTTGGTATTTGGGTCAGTGGCCCATCCATAACACCCGATAGTTTGAAGACAGATCCATAAAATGCTTCAGGTGTATCATACAAGCCAATACTATTAACACAGGCAGATTCATACAGTATCGTTATAACCATTAAAAAAACAATTGTGCCAACAAGCCCACATAACAAAATGATTCAACAAAACCTGAAGCTGTGTGTTCCACAGGAATTATGAAGAACAACAAATGAATTACGATAAGAATTCCACAGCAACTGACTGCGGTTGACACAGCTGAAAAATAAGTAGCCATCTACATGCATATTTGGAACAAATATTTTGATCCTATTCTCTGTGTTACCTCAAAATGTACAATACATTAATTAAAAGCCATACTCTGCTGTGGATGTGAACTATATACAGGGCCATGAAATGATGATTACAAATCATTTTACTACATTTTAAAATCAAATCTACAATGTGGTAGGTTAATGGAAGAGATTTTGGCATGAAAGGCCACATGTAAAACAACTTTTTTGCACAGCCTGCTAAGCTATGCGCCAGTAACTTATGAACGAGAATGAATTTAATTAACAGCGAGAAAGAATGACGTACCTGCAGAGTCAATGCGCTAGTGTGTTTGGTCACCAAGAAATTGGTCAAATTGACAAAATATGACAAGCAAGAGTTGAACAACAGCAACCAAACAATGGTGAAATCCTTTTTGGCCAGTTCTATTGTAACGCCAACAACATTATCCTCCATAAAGAGGGTAGCAGGAAGCAAGAGAATGACAGCAATCGGAGCCATGTACAAGAGCAGGTTCATAGAATTAAGCTTCTCCCTGCAAGACGGCAGAATAGTCAAGAGTCAAGATATACCTTTTTTTAGAAGGAATGGTTAAGATATACCTAAATACACAAAGCCTAGAAGTATACACACAACACCCGGTATATATACCTAAAAAGGCAAATCCTAGAAGCTTCCTATTTTTTGTCTATATTTTCTCATGAATAGTATAGAGCATCCATTCATAATGTGTCATCCACACAAATGCAGAGAAAAACTGATTACCCCTCAGACGACAGAAGAATTCCTTGCAACACGGTCTTCAACGCCCTTGCGGCAGTGGCTCCAATGCACATGATGAATCCAAACAGATGAAAGCTAGGCTCGCCCTGTAAATTAGGTTTGCGCCTTAATAGTTAGTTGATGAAAGAACATGCAAATCCAGCTCTCTCATAGACTGCAAGAACAGCAACAATTTGCTAACTACAGAAGATAAATGCAAGTCATAATCTACTAAATGCAGTGCTGCTACCATCAGCCCACAATTTGCTGACCTAGTGTGTTACACTGGAAATTACAACAGCTCCATACCACAGAATCCGTCGCAAGGGGTTCAGCTTAATAATGCCACAATTAACATCACAACGTCTAACGGACAAATATAAAATCTTCCTTGTCAGGAGTATTCAAGCTATATATCATCAGTTGCCACAAGTAATTTCCTGAGATTCAAAACCAAAGGTTTTTCGATCCCCAAGCTTATAATATGCATACTAAAATAAACCAATAAAGTTGAGATACAAACAAATGTGGGTTTTTCCTGTATATGACGGAAGGTCAACTTGGAAACTAGAATTTTCACTGTGGAGTTTTATGGCAGAACGATTATATTTCCTCAGGAACCCGAACCAATCCCCCCAATGACGATATGATCATGCAAACAATCAGCCAACGGGATTACTCTCCAGACAACTAAATGGCTGTCAAAAGAGATGCCTGGACATGAGGCAACCTATTGCAGTATTGCCCTGCCCAACTCATCATCCCTAAAGTTCTCCCTTGTGGAGAAAGTTGTGGACGTATCAGACAGCACGCTCAATCAACTCGAGAGAGTGGCCTACCATTTTAGTCCAAGTAATTAGACACTATTGTGACAGATCCTCCTCTCCCCATCAGCTAGATCTCAGTCTCGCTGCTCCCGAATCCCGAGCTAGCGAAACCTGAATTCCCCTCAGATCCAACCCCGACACCAACAGATCTACCGAAAACGGGCGACGGAGAGGGAGCAGGTAATAACTTACGCCGCTGGCGATGACGACGCCGGTGACGACGGGGACGAGAGTGAGGTACGTGATCCACGACTCCCGCTTGACGGTCATGATGTAGGCGAACACGGCGGTGAAGAAAGGGGTGGTGGCACCGACGGCCTGGTTGAAGGAGACGGGCAGGTAGCGGAGCGAGACGTTGCCGGAGACGACGGAGCCGCAGAAGACGAGGCTGAGCGCGGAGATCTTGGCGAGCTGGACGCGGGAGCGCACGAGCTGCATGGGCACGATCCGGAGCCAGGCGATGGCGGCGTAGGAGAAGAGCGCGCAGGCGGACATGTGGCACATGGTGAGGAAGATTGGGTACTTGAAGCCGTAGTTGCTGAGGAGGTACTTGTTGAGCAGGAGCACGCCGATGTTGGAGGAGTACCAGGCGGTGACGAGCCCCACGGTGAAGAAGCGCCCGTTGGCCGCAGCCCCCGCGCCGCCCGGCGCCGGCGACGCGCCGCCCTTGGCCGTCATCGCGGCTGGTCGCGCGCGGGCGCGCGCGGATCTGAGGAGGGGGGAGGCGCCGGTGGTGAGAATGACGGGGTGGGTTGGGTCGCGGTTGAATTGGTGGTGGGTTTGGGCTCGGAGCGGAGGCGTGTGAGCTTGTGTTTATGGGAATTGGGAGGAGACGGCTCTCTCTGTCGGTGGATGGATGCAGCGAGAACGGACGGGGGCGGGCGACTGGTTTTCTCCTTTCCCTGGATCTAAATTTGTTTCGTTCAGTATATTTATAATTACTCATATTCATATTTATTCGTGTAGTCTTGTGCAATGTTAATTACTAGGAGGGTGCTTGATACGTTTTAGTCTCATGACTAttaagtagtgggactaaaacttgctggTCTCACCCATGCTTGAATCCAAATACTAAAGaaactaaaatcaagttaatgagcatttattatcttccaaaccctccaatccagaactcgcctgtgttaaaggagaggagttaaatgaggagagggaggactaatccacattttagtaggggtatccctaactaaaaaaatttagtctcaagactagttttagcctcTTTTTAGTCAGGGGTGTTTGGAACTTTAGCCTTTTAAAAatactatttttagtcagactaaaataagtccttTGGATCCAAGCATCCTCCAGGCATATTGCTGATATGTTGCAGTATTAAATGAGGAAAAGAATGATACTAATTTCATGTCATCATAACTTGCCATAGAATTAGAGTGCTATTAAGGTCATTTAAAATACCAATTCATGTTTAATCATTTCTTAAATTTCCGATGCATGGCAGGTCAGATAAAATATATCTGCACATGCTTTTTAGCTACTAACCGCGACAAATGGCATTGCCGCTATGCCAAAATTACTGGCATTGGGTCGATGAGACATAAATGAGCTGTGATCCGTCACCGAGTTGAGTTTAAGGCACGTCACCGAGTTAAGACATAGTTTGGAAAATAAGGCATAAGGGGTCACCATTGTCGCAACTTGCGGGTTTGGGAACACGCCATTTGCAAACAAATGATATTGACGCTATGCCCAAAATTGCTGACATTGGATCAATGGGATGTAAATGAGCTGTGATCCGTTGCCGAGTTGAGTTTAAGGCACATCAACTCTCCGCGACAAAATAGATTGGCAGATAAGGCATAAGCGGCCATAATTGTCGCAACCCGCGGGTTTGGGAACGTGTCATTTACAAACCATGCCGATATGGGTTGCTCTAGCACGTCCAAGAAAGTAAAGGGTCGTAATTTAGTATTGTATCATGTAATTTTAAATACCAATCCACAATTAACCCTTCTCTCAATTCACGATACATGTTAAAAGAATTTTATTGAAAGTTCTTCTGAGCTAAAAAGTGCAACGAATGACATTTACACTATGCGAAAATACTCGCTGATAATGGATCGATGAGATGTAAATGAGTTGTGATCGCGACAAAATATATTGGAAGACAAATCATAAGGGATCATAATTgggaaaactttgtttttgccaTTCTAACTTTTGCCCATTttgcttatgccactctagaattAGACAtatcacttttgccactcttagcttCTGACAATACATTACAAATGCCATTTCGTGGCAAAAGCAATAATTTTtcatttcacttttgccacttCACATTTTGACAATGTATCATAAGTGTCACTCTAAAATTATTGTTTTTGCCATGGAATGGCAATTGTGATGTATTGTCAAAAACTAAaagtggcaaaagtgaaatgtcaaATTCTAGAGTGGCAAAAGCAAAGTGGTCAAAagctagagtggcaaaaacaaagttttcccATCATAATTGTGGTTACCTACGGGTTTGAGAAAAATGCCATTCGCAAACCCATACAGAGGTAGGAGATGATGTAATGAAGTGCGATAACATATCACCGCCAATGCTACAAGTTGTGTACATGTGTGCGTGATGATCAAATGTTTGTGATACGGGTTGCACTACCAAAAAATAGCATCAGACCATATGGTGATGACATATAACACTTAGCAAAGAGTTCTTTATCTAAGATTTTTCTAGAAAAATTGTGACTAAAAACCATAGATGTAGAATATCGATAGGAATGTGCATGTGTGAAATTTGGTAAAGTAATAAAATCATTTGTGGTCCATACTTATCATAACTTAAAAAATCATTACTTTACGTAATAATTGTAGCATTTGTTTGTTTTACTTGATTTATTTTCCATAATTTTCTCTAAACTGGTAAATCTTGTTCTAGTAGTGTCCTGTTATTCATGATGTTTTTGTCAAATCTTTGTGATGTTATAATGTTTGTAATAGCAATGACACAATGTGCTTGTCACCTAATTTGTTCTTTTAGGGTGTTCATCGCAAAGGAAAAAACCAtgatgtggaggagagagatgagaAAAAACATATAAAATAAGTTCTTCAGAGACTTTACTACAAGAAATATAAGTAACTTTTTAGGAAACTAGAACAATGCACGTGCGTTGCTACGGGGTATAAATATTTTGTAAATAAACGCGTTTCTGTAAATAAATGCTTACCAAATTATGTAACTAATTTACCTTATAATTTGATGAGCAGTTTCGTAAGAAATTAAGGTAAAAATGGTTCAAAAGGTTCAAAAGGTAAGTAAATTAAGATGATTGACTATCATACGTGGAAGGTGCGGTTAAATATGGTGTGGTGAAGGAAAAACAGCGGGATGGAAACGAATCAATGAAGGGACATGTTGGCATGAGGGAAACCGGTTGACgaagagttttgcttgacagaaAAAAGAACACCAGTTATTTTGTAAGTAGTAGAGATTGTTTTTCTTTTCGATATAGAAATAGAATTCCAAGAGTCTGGCTGTTGTCTTCCTAGGTTGGTTTGTTCAATGCTAATTTCTCATGTAAAGTTGGCTTAGAAAAATGCATCGCAGGAATGTTTAATAATCAGCTCTCAATGATACAGATCTAAGAAAGAAGGCATTTACCCGGCTTTAGAGAACTGAGCCCATGATGA
This genomic window from Aegilops tauschii subsp. strangulata cultivar AL8/78 chromosome 4, Aet v6.0, whole genome shotgun sequence contains:
- the LOC109757931 gene encoding probable sugar phosphate/phosphate translocator At3g11320, with the translated sequence MTAKGGASPAPGGAGAAANGRFFTVGLVTAWYSSNIGVLLLNKYLLSNYGFKYPIFLTMCHMSACALFSYAAIAWLRIVPMQLVRSRVQLAKISALSLVFCGSVVSGNVSLRYLPVSFNQAVGATTPFFTAVFAYIMTVKRESWITYLTLVPVVTGVVIASGGEPSFHLFGFIMCIGATAARALKTVLQGILLSSEGEKLNSMNLLLYMAPIAVILLLPATLFMEDNVVGVTIELAKKDFTIVWLLLFNSCLSYFVNLTNFLVTKHTSALTLQVLGNAKGAVAVVVSILIFKNPVSVTGMLGYTLTVIGVILYSESKKRSKP